Genomic DNA from Candidatus Schekmanbacteria bacterium:
CCGGGACAGTTTATTCATTCTGCTGAGCAGAGATTTATAATTTATCCTGAAATCAAAAATCAACGGGCTTCCAGATTATGCAGGATTTCGCGCGCGAAAGCCCTTGCACTCTTTATTCCCCATAGCCTCCTTGTTATGATGGATAGCGATATTGCAGCTGCCCATCTTGATGTTTTAAAAAGAGCTGTTGAAATTTCTGAATGTTTCCGATTAGAAAGCGGGCAAGACCTCCTTGACAATCCATCAAATGTTGTGAAAATGATTAAGAAAGAATTGATTGGAGCAGATTGATGGCTGGAGACATAGGTTTTTTGACAGAATTAGGCATAGAATTGACTAACAGATGCAACTTTGTTTGTAAACATTGCCTTCGAGATGAGAACCTGCCAAGAAAAAATATTCCATTCAGGGTAGTCAAAAAGATTCTCAAAGAAGCAAAAACATATGGAATAAAACATATTGGTTTTACAGGAGGTGAGCCGACTCTTCATCCTAAATTTGATGAAATCTTGGGAGAAGTCGTAAAAGGCGGTTTTACATACCACTGCGTAACCAATGCATGGAATTTCTTGGAGATGCTTCCTGTTTTTGAAAAGCATGGACTTTCATCTTTAAAAGGGCTTTCATTTAGCCTCGATAGTCCGCGTGAGGAGGTGCATGATTATCTTAGGAAGAAGGGCTCTTATAAAAGGATAATGCAGGCAGTTAGTGTTTGCTTTATGAAAAAAATACCCTTTAATCTTCAAATGACAGTTTGTACGAAGAATAAAGACCAGCTTGAAGAGATGGCTTTGCTTGCTTCGAAACTTCAGGCTGAAAAGTTGTTTTTTGCTTTTATTCAGCCGACTCCGGGCAATGTGGAGGAAGGATTAGTCCCAACTCCAGTTGAGCAATCGAGATTGGCAAGGGAAATAACACGACTTGCAGGTATTTTTTCTATTGGCGTTTTTCTTTCACCCGGCTTTGATATTCCTGAATTGATGTTTCAATGCAGAGCCCTAAATATGACATCTTTAACCATTGATTTTATGGGAAATCTTGTCTTTTGCTGCCAATTGTCAGGTTATGCAGGAAGCAATTCTAAAGCAGATATAATAGCAAACCTTGCAGATACATCCCTTTTCGATGCCCACAGAATGTTAATAGATAAAATAGCCAAGTTTCAGAAGGATAGGGTTTCAAGAATAGAAAAAAAGAATCTTGGCGATTTGGATAGATTCCCCTGTTTCTATTGTGCACGCTATTTTGGAAAGGTAGATTGGCTGCGCAATTATAAAGGAAATGCCTGGAATAAAGAATGAGAAGACTCCCAATCGGATTGTAAGAAGAATTACGGAATTCGTTATCTATTCGAAAATATTTCTTCTTGCAACTATATTGCCTCTTCTTCTTAAAGTGTTAAGCCTTCCATCGGTAATGAAAATCTTGACACCTTCTAAGAATAGAAGGCATTGGAGACAATGGAAAGTAGATATTATTGTAAAAGGGACAGATAAAATTCTTGGTATAGGATTTTTTATTTATCATCCTACCTGTCTAAAAAAGTCCCTTATTCTTTATCATTTTTTGAGAAAGGAAGGTATGGATGTGGCAATTCACTTTGGAGTAAGAAAAAGAAACGGCACTCTCGATGGACACAGTTGGCTTACGAAAAAGGGGAAAAGGGTGTATGACAATCTTGAAAGTGTAGATGACTTTTTTGTTACCTATTCATATCCATCTGATGAATCCTTTGATAAAGCTTCAATCCTTGGCGCGAATAAGAATTAATATTCCTGATTTTATGCTAATTGAAACTTTTCTTCCAACAGCTTCATTGCTGATGCCATAAGGCCTTCCGATTTCCATTATTCCGTCATCGAGAGGATATTTGAGCCCTTCCGTCTTTATTCCGGTTACCATTTCACTCATTGGA
This window encodes:
- a CDS encoding lasso peptide biosynthesis B2 protein, encoding MPGIKNEKTPNRIVRRITEFVIYSKIFLLATILPLLLKVLSLPSVMKILTPSKNRRHWRQWKVDIIVKGTDKILGIGFFIYHPTCLKKSLILYHFLRKEGMDVAIHFGVRKRNGTLDGHSWLTKKGKRVYDNLESVDDFFVTYSYPSDESFDKASILGANKN
- a CDS encoding radical SAM protein; the protein is MAGDIGFLTELGIELTNRCNFVCKHCLRDENLPRKNIPFRVVKKILKEAKTYGIKHIGFTGGEPTLHPKFDEILGEVVKGGFTYHCVTNAWNFLEMLPVFEKHGLSSLKGLSFSLDSPREEVHDYLRKKGSYKRIMQAVSVCFMKKIPFNLQMTVCTKNKDQLEEMALLASKLQAEKLFFAFIQPTPGNVEEGLVPTPVEQSRLAREITRLAGIFSIGVFLSPGFDIPELMFQCRALNMTSLTIDFMGNLVFCCQLSGYAGSNSKADIIANLADTSLFDAHRMLIDKIAKFQKDRVSRIEKKNLGDLDRFPCFYCARYFGKVDWLRNYKGNAWNKE